The DNA segment GGGCAGTCGCGGCCCCTACTGGCCTGGCCATCACGGCGGGCTCGGCCTTGTAGAGGGTGCGGCCGGAGTCGTCCTTCACCTCCTCCACCAGCCAAGGCACCATCATGACCCCGCCGTTGGCGACGGCCGAGGAAAAAAGCGCTCCGTGAAGCGGTGATATCAGCGTCCGCTTGTTGAATCCGGATGCGATCTCCGCCAGGCCGAACGCCGTCTGCGGCACCTCGATCCGGCTCTCCTCCAGCGGCAGATCGAACGGGATCGGATGGTTGAACATGAAGCGTGCGGCAAAGTCCTGCAGCAGGTCCTGCCCCAGGGTGAAGCTCCCGAGCTTTCCGAAGACCGGGTTGATCGATAGTCCGAAGGCCTCCTTCAGCGCCACCTGGTGCGTGTAACGGGTCCGCTTGTCGTTCAACTGGCTTTTGTAGAGGGTGTAGCGCCCGCCGTTGTAATAGAGAGGACTGTCGGGCGACAAGCCCGCCCCCTCGACCGCGGCGGCGGCGGCAACGATCTTGAACAGGCTCGCGGCCGGAAAGTCCGCCTGCAGGCAGACTTCGTTCCCTTTGCCGTTCTGGTCGTACCCCGCGAGGGCGAGGATGCGCCCGCTGAACGGGTCCATGACCACCGCCGCCGACCGGATGGTCTGGGACCGTTGGAGGAGCCCCGCAACGGCCGACTGAATCGTCGCGTCGATGCCAGTCTTCACCGTCAGGGGCTTTCCCGCGTAATGAACGACGCGGCCGCTTTCACCCGCGTAGAGCAGGGGGTCGAAGTCCTTCAGGATCGGCCACAGATCCTCCCGCGTCCGGATGATCCCTTCCCAGGCCGTCTTGAACGGCTTCGGAGCGGGCGCCCGCTTCTGATCGGCCTCTTTCGGCTCCGAGCGCCATTCCGAAATCAT comes from the Desulfatiglans anilini DSM 4660 genome and includes:
- a CDS encoding penicillin-binding transpeptidase domain-containing protein, with translation MSNRFKGEWWRDYQRGLRREKWRVLAPDRLSILFVCAGGVFALLAVALLVGSMISEWRSEPKEADQKRAPAPKPFKTAWEGIIRTREDLWPILKDFDPLLYAGESGRVVHYAGKPLTVKTGIDATIQSAVAGLLQRSQTIRSAAVVMDPFSGRILALAGYDQNGKGNEVCLQADFPAASLFKIVAAAAAVEGAGLSPDSPLYYNGGRYTLYKSQLNDKRTRYTHQVALKEAFGLSINPVFGKLGSFTLGQDLLQDFAARFMFNHPIPFDLPLEESRIEVPQTAFGLAEIASGFNKRTLISPLHGALFSSAVANGGVMMVPWLVEEVKDDSGRTLYKAEPAVMARPVGAATARKLRVMMQETVKGGTCRRTLKRLTRKKPFDTMEIGAKTGTINDPTNTHKIDWLSAYVIDPDRKEGVCVAVMGMHGERLGIRAPELGRLILDDCVF